Proteins co-encoded in one Anopheles moucheti chromosome X, idAnoMoucSN_F20_07, whole genome shotgun sequence genomic window:
- the LOC128307273 gene encoding uncharacterized protein LOC128307273 has protein sequence MCNYRFTCVLLVVIASRVNGDSRSSKSTISHHQSASSDESFTPLSLYGGTLFPADVPTDEQVFAPALPVPEKQVLELGNLRADIEATSASSRNGGSTRSQVQPDPAAQKIYPTFFRNIPPLGHSRPYYQSTEAAIEQRFNKLRTGVPAASEIASPLLGSGDFGIIKGGTFYYDTDVPSKGFVDDFYGLGYNGNNGHGRPQLAYLVQKPQKEEQFSNFRDFADINISNDPAYSHHAPLYMGTHGGGQPLPVMPQVSTVPETSAAGAAKREPDNILDELRSLDESPKPDGKSRPRLPGKAKKETLFERKKRPKATKSTKSAAEQSEGEDYMVASS, from the exons ATGTGCAACTACCGGTTCACCTGTGTCCTGCTCGTCGTGATTGCTTCCCGTGTGAACGGTGACAGCAGGTCGTCCAAATCCACAATCAGCCACCATCAATCAGCGTCTAGCGATG AGTCATTCACCCCACTGTCACTGTACGGTGGCACTCTGTTTCCTGCGGACGTTCCCACCGATGAGCAGGTTTTCGCCCCGGCGCTGCCCGTACCGGAAAAACAAGTTTTAGAGTTAGGCAACCTGCGCGCGGACATCGAGGCAACTTCCGCGAGCAGCCGCAATGGCGGCAGTACGAGATCTCAGGTGCAGCCGGATCCGGCGGCCCAAAAAATCTATCCCACATTTTTCCGTAACATCCCACCGTTGGGTCACTCCCGGCCCTACTACCAGTCAACGGAGGCGGCCATCGAACAGCGGTTCAATAAGCTACGCACTGGCGTACCGGCAGCATCGGAAATCGCTTCGCCCCTGCTCGGATCGGGCGATTTCGGCATTATCAAGG GTGGCACTTTCTATTACGACACGGACGTCCCGAGCAAAGGTTTTGTCGACGATTTCTACGGCCTTGGCTATAACGGCAATAATGGCCACGGTCGGCCACAGCTAGCGTACCTCGTGCAGAAACCACAGAAGGAGGAACAGTTCTCCAATTTCCGCGACTTTGCGGACATCAACATCTCCAACGATCCGGCATACTCGCACCATGCCCCACTGTACATGGGTACGCACGGTGGTGGTCAACCGCTGCCCGTTATGCCGCAAGTATCCACCGTACCTGAAACCAGCGCAGCCGGCGCAGCGAAACGCGAACCGGATAACATACTGGACGAGCTGCGCTCGTTAGACGAGTCGCCGAAGCCCGATGGCAAAAGCCGACCACGGTTGCCTGGCAAGGCGAAAAAGGAAACGCTTTTCGAGCGAAAAAAGCGACCAAAGGCCACGAAAAGCACTAAGAGTGCTGCGGAGCAGTCGGAGGGTGAAGACTACATGGTCGCTTCCAGCTAG
- the LOC128307116 gene encoding uncharacterized protein LOC128307116, translating into MNVNSSGGGSKNHTTSSIGNHHTFNNSILTSNANNQQYANSNGQQPTLRISRSSTRKKPFHFISNMWKMKKIIKFEDIMFHREMNCRARSEPSVSTYNCTSKGCQRKSSPSFSMLSLSPGKFQKSDELEVTRLRLSRNDNPFVQKVLASRDNVTDVIDDTESDDAILILMSDEFNGETETDPLALPQVHEHMIRSPPPTFWPRSQKTVFNFGGDDQTQIGTDSIPGGSKHQRANQCNY; encoded by the exons ATGAACGTCAACAGCAGTGGCGGAGGTAGCAAAAACCATACCACCAGCAGCATCGGTAACCATCACACCTTCAACAATAGTATTCTCACCAGCAACGCCAACAATCAACAGTACGCCAACAGCAATGGACAGCAGCCAACGCTACGAATCAGCCGCAGCAGTACCCGCAAGAAGCCTTTCCACTTCATTTCCAACATGTGGAAGATGAAGAAAATCATCAAGTTTGAGGATATTATGTTCCATCGCGAGATGAACTGTCGTGCTAGGTCGGAACCATcag TCTCGACCTACAACTGTACCAGCAAGGGCTGTCAGCGAAAGTCATCACCCTCCTTCTCAATGCTGAGTCTATCGCCGGGGAAGTTCCAAAAATCGGATGAGCTGGAAGTCACTCGCCTCCGATTATCACGCAACGATAACCCTTTCGTACAGAAAGTCCTCGCTAGTCGGGACAACGTGACGGACGTTATCGACGATACGGAGTCAGATGACGCCATACTGATATTAATGTCCGAT GAATTCAACGGCGAAACGGAAACGGATCCACTAGCGTTGCCACAGGTGCATGAACACATGATACGGTCCCCACCGCCGACATTTTGGCCACGTTCGCAAAAGACTGTGTTTAACTTTGGGGGTGATGATCAAACGCAGATCGGAACCGATAGCATTCCAGGG GGGTCGAAACACCAACGAGCGAACCAGTGCAACTACTAA
- the LOC128306774 gene encoding hydroxyacylglutathione hydrolase, mitochondrial isoform X1 → MSLLNLLPHRISQRLTALYFTVSSFSLQRRPRSTQTNTMASMTVTKIPALKDNFMYLVMCNATRQAAVVDPVEPDRVLEVVQQQNCKLNKLLTTHHHWDHAGGNDGLYQRFQQNTDWGELSVYGGDDDRITRLTHPVKQDDTFEIGNLRVRCLSTPCHTKSHICYFVEGEQERAVFTGDTLFLAGCGRFFEGTPIQMYEALIGKLSQLPDDTKVYCGHEYALQNLRFAHTIEPDNEDIREILERAQAADLEGRQALVPSTIGLEKRINVFMRVREPFYTTMFSTNHPVKVMEQLRSAKDKF, encoded by the exons ATGTCGCTGCTCAACCTTCTTCCGCATCGTATTTCCCAGCGACTGACTGCACTCTACTTCACCG TATCAAGCTTCAGCCTGCAACGCCGACCACGGTCCACACAAACGAACACGATGGCGAGCATGACGGTGACAAAGATCCCAGCCCTGAAAGATAACTTTATGTACTTGGTAATGTGTAATGCGACGCGGCAAGCGGCTGTCGTCGACCCGGTCGAACCCGATCGTGTGCTGGAGGtcgtgcagcagcaaaacTGTAAGCTGAACAAGCTGCTAACGACACACCACCACTGGGACCATGCTGGCGGCAACGACGGTCTGTACCAGCGCTTCCAGCAGAACACGGATTGGGGTGAGCTGTCTGTGTATGGTGGGGACGATGATAGGATTACACGATTGACGCATCCGGTCAAGCAGGACGACACGTTTGAGATAGGAAATCTCCGGGTACGATGCCTTTCCACACCGTGCCATACAAAGTCGCACATCTGCTACTTCGTAGAGGGTGAGCAGGAGCGAGCCGTTTTTACCGGCGATACACTTTTCCTCGCCGGCTGTGGTCGTTTCTTCGAAGGAACACCGATTCAAATGTACGAAGCATTGATCGGTAAGCTGTCCCAGCTGCCGGACGATACGAAAGTGTACTGTGGGCACGAGTATGCACTGCAGAACCTGCGCTTTGCCCACACAATCGAACCCGACAACGAGGACATTCGGGAGATACTGGAACGGGCTCAGGCCGCTGATCTGGAAGGACGGCAGGCACTTGTACCGTCCACCATTGGGTTGGAGAAACGCATCAACGTTTTTATGCGCGTGCGTGAACCATTCTATACAACGATGTTTTCTACTAACCATCCGGTGAAGGTAATGGAACAGCTCCGATCAGCTAAGGACAAGTTTTAA
- the LOC128306774 gene encoding hydroxyacylglutathione hydrolase, mitochondrial isoform X2, with amino-acid sequence MASMTVTKIPALKDNFMYLVMCNATRQAAVVDPVEPDRVLEVVQQQNCKLNKLLTTHHHWDHAGGNDGLYQRFQQNTDWGELSVYGGDDDRITRLTHPVKQDDTFEIGNLRVRCLSTPCHTKSHICYFVEGEQERAVFTGDTLFLAGCGRFFEGTPIQMYEALIGKLSQLPDDTKVYCGHEYALQNLRFAHTIEPDNEDIREILERAQAADLEGRQALVPSTIGLEKRINVFMRVREPFYTTMFSTNHPVKVMEQLRSAKDKF; translated from the coding sequence ATGGCGAGCATGACGGTGACAAAGATCCCAGCCCTGAAAGATAACTTTATGTACTTGGTAATGTGTAATGCGACGCGGCAAGCGGCTGTCGTCGACCCGGTCGAACCCGATCGTGTGCTGGAGGtcgtgcagcagcaaaacTGTAAGCTGAACAAGCTGCTAACGACACACCACCACTGGGACCATGCTGGCGGCAACGACGGTCTGTACCAGCGCTTCCAGCAGAACACGGATTGGGGTGAGCTGTCTGTGTATGGTGGGGACGATGATAGGATTACACGATTGACGCATCCGGTCAAGCAGGACGACACGTTTGAGATAGGAAATCTCCGGGTACGATGCCTTTCCACACCGTGCCATACAAAGTCGCACATCTGCTACTTCGTAGAGGGTGAGCAGGAGCGAGCCGTTTTTACCGGCGATACACTTTTCCTCGCCGGCTGTGGTCGTTTCTTCGAAGGAACACCGATTCAAATGTACGAAGCATTGATCGGTAAGCTGTCCCAGCTGCCGGACGATACGAAAGTGTACTGTGGGCACGAGTATGCACTGCAGAACCTGCGCTTTGCCCACACAATCGAACCCGACAACGAGGACATTCGGGAGATACTGGAACGGGCTCAGGCCGCTGATCTGGAAGGACGGCAGGCACTTGTACCGTCCACCATTGGGTTGGAGAAACGCATCAACGTTTTTATGCGCGTGCGTGAACCATTCTATACAACGATGTTTTCTACTAACCATCCGGTGAAGGTAATGGAACAGCTCCGATCAGCTAAGGACAAGTTTTAA